DNA sequence from the Vicia villosa cultivar HV-30 ecotype Madison, WI linkage group LG3, Vvil1.0, whole genome shotgun sequence genome:
AGAAAGAGCTGATTTTGGATAGTTAGCAAGGTTTGAAGGGAAACATAGGTTTTGATTCATTGTTTTGTTGGCTATAATTTTGAAATTGGCGAATGAGAAAACGGTCTTCAATTACAAGTTTCATATGTGATTGAGAAAATTGGCTTCAATTATCAGCTTCATGGGCTACAGAAGCAACATCAGGGCGTAGCTAGTTGTTACTTAAGGGGATTGTAATATGAATATGAGAAGGTTGGAATGATgtcaaattattttttcaaaccaATGTATAAAGTTCCATGTAATGTTGGGCAGTTAAGAATCAAgacgagaataaagtaagtgtaacAGAGATAAGGATGTTACATTGGGATAGAGGTAAGACTAGGTAGAATAATATTAGAAAAGGAAATATTAGAGAGTGTCGGGGTAGCCTAGAAAATATGGTGGAAAATACACTTAGATGGTTTgggcatgtagagagaagacttGTAGATTCTGtggtaaggagagtagatcagaCGGAGAGGAGTCAAACAACTAGAGGGTAGAGGAATACCTAGAAAAACCATTAGATAAAATTATTAAGAAGGACCTtgagattaacgatttggatagaaAAATGGTATGGATAAAACATTATGGCAGAGGTTGATCCATGTAGCTGACCCCACTTAGTGGGACAaggtttggttgttgttgttgttgttgttgttgttgttgttgttttagcATAATTGTTTAGAATGAGAAGTTTGTCAAACAAAAAGTTTCCTTAGCAACACTAATCAGCAAACCCAACATTGATTATTCCATTTGGATTACTTCCTTCCAAGCACTTTTGACCTCAGATCTACTGCTGCTTTGAAAGTGATTTGCTTGTTTAAGGGGGCTCTCTGTAAATGTTTCGGACTTCATACTATATAATCTTTTTTACTCAATCGATGACATGCAAATTTGCTAGCTATTGTTTGACTAGGCATTTGAATCATATAATGATCAATTGGTACACTTTTTGTTGAACTCCAAAAAAATGTATTGCTAACAAACAGAAAATAATGTGCTACCTATTATATTGAAAACATTGTGGCAAGAAAGGAATGTGTACTGTTTACTGGTGTTGGCTCCACCTGATTAAGCTCTTTTTTACAAATGTTGGCTTAATGTATTTATTGTTATCTAAAGTAATGAAAAAGAAAGATTAAATGTGTTATTTGCTTGATTGATAATTGTTTGATGCAATTGATTACGACGTTGATTTCAGGCCTCAAATTTCTTATAAAATACTTGCGTCGTGGAGTTCTTGTTAAATGGCTTGATGTCTGTTTATTAATGCTTTTAAGGTAACATGATATGACGGATATTGATGTTTTTTGTTTACTCTTTGTTATGGTGCAGGGTGGATGTGGTGGTCTTTGTAATATGGGAACTAGTTGTTTTAGCTTTCTTGGTGTTTTCAGTTGTTTCTTTGTACTTTAAGCACATCCGGCTTGCTTTTATATTAGTCTGCATCACAGTGCTATTACTTTTATGCATGAAAATTACAAAGCAAGTAAGACTGGCAAGGAAAAAGAAACGAAGGATGCTTCTTCCATTGTCAATGTAAAGTGGTATCAAGAATTGATCTTTGGTCTATTTCCTTTTCTCTCACCACCTTTTTACCAGAATAGGGTCTCGACCATTCATGAGCTTTTTACCTTGATCCAGCTTCCCGTTCATCATTGAATTGTGTAACTTCTGATTCCACCTATAGCAAGTTGACTAAAGAATATAAACAATGTTTTTACATCAATACAGGCTTATCCAATTGGTTCATGTTGATCCTTATCAGAGGTGGTGTAACTTAGTTGTGCTAGGATCTTGTCACACATATCTatatattttgaatttctttctggCTGTTTATGGTTATGTATACTTAGTACAACTGATGCAAGTTACTGTAAGTTTTTGACTCTTTTGATAGTGCGGCGAACTTACATGTGAAAGTTCAAATACTCTCGGGTGAATTCTTGTGTAAAGACAACATTGAAGCTGAGTAGTTTTTTAAACTGTGTGATATTATGCAGAAGGTGCTTAATTTTTGGCACATTCCACTTATACTAACTCCGTTCTATTTCCACATGTTTTAACATGAAGTTGTTTAATGATTCATTAATTGTATAGGCCATTAGATTTGAGTAGTTGTGGTGACTATAAGTGCAGCATTCTACCGTATCAATTGTCAATTGGTCACCAGTAACAGACCATGTGTGTGCTGATTTGCCTTTTTGTTTTCGAAACCCTATCAAATGCCGGAAAGTCAACTTATGGGATagtgatatatttatttttggttACAAGGTAGTGATTGAGAATAGTATAATTCAGTTTTACTACTATGGATTGAAGAAGTGGATCTGAATGCCCAGTGCCACCATGCCCCAAATGGCTCCTGTCACAACCAGTACACTTAGAATAATCCCTACTGCCCCAAGTGTCGAGTTTAGGTACCAACTTGTGCTAAACCTTTTTGGTTTCTTAATCAGTATCCACATGAAACAGGGATAAGCTAAGGTTATTGGCAGAGCAATGCCTCCAATGAGACCTGCCAAACTCGGCAAGAACGGTAATGCTACGGAAATAAAAAATGTGAGGCAGCCGAAGAGACTTCTGAAGACTATTCGCAGCGTCCGTGGACAAGGTTTGTTTCTTTTGCTGATATATCTGAATTCTAGATTGTCAAGTATTGGCATTGCGTAAATTTGGAAAGAACTGAGGCTGTTGATGACAACTAGCAAACTCGTCAGAGCGATGATAAACTTTGATGTATCATGCTCATGGTATCTCTGCAAAGCACTTAACATTCCTCCATTTGAAGGTATCTGTCAACAAATATCACCAAACTATTCATTAGATTATATGTTCTTGTTAAGCTAATAGTTGAAAGGGAGAAACTTTAAGACCCTAccctatatttttaaaaaatcacaCGATTTCGAAAATATACACCCGAACATGACGAAAGTCGAAAACTATGATTTTGTCTTGGAAATACACATTTAGATGACACAAAAATTGTGTCTTTTCTCAgatgtgtatttttgaaataACTTAAGAGCTAAGAAAAGTTACTTCCTAGTTAAGAACACTACACTTACTAAATTTCCATAGGACCAATAGCTTCCAATGGCTAAAGGAAACAAACAAAAGGCAATGACTAGATAAGCAAACATAACCCCTTTCCACATTGCCAAACGTGATGGATTCTTTGACTCCGAACGTATGGTTCCCTGAAACAAAAACACAAATCCttagaaaaatcaaattttttgacAATGACTAGGGTCTATGTTTCTTACACTACCTGTATTTCCAACACAAGATTGTGACCTCTAAAAGCAAAAGCAATGATTCCAAGTGCATTCAATACACTAAAAATCCTAGTAGCTTGTGATTGTCCCATTGGTGACTCATATGACACATTAACAATTCTACCTTGGAGTAAAGACACAATCCATATTATAGAACAATAACCTACAGCAGTGATAGCTCCTATGAGAGAAACCCCTGCAAATGAATTGAGATTTGGAAGCTGAGCAAGCAAAATGGCAGCCACAGTGAATACCAGATACCATTCTATGGTTTTGAGTTGGTATAAGCTGCATGAATCTCCACACAGAATCTGGAAGAATATCTTCATTGTGCCACCTCCAATCATAATCAGTGTCACACATGTTCCACCAGATAAATACTGGACTGGGAAAAGTACCAATATTTTTCCTAGCTTTTCTCCTGCAATTTTGTTTATCTTTTGGTCATGTCAATTGACTCAGATGATTAACAAACACTAGTTGATCTTGTTTAAGTCAATCATAACTATTAACTATCAATGGAGAAGaaattttaaattagtttatcTTCTACTTTTCTCTGTTTATGTTATCCAAATTAGGGACAAACCTTGTCCTTGAATTCATAGGTATAACTTTTGAAACAATGGAAATTGATTATAGGTTTAACTTTTGAAACATTGGAAATTGATTTTAGATGTGCAGGATTGATTTTACTTATGTTAGAATTTATAATTTTTGAGGTTAAAGTGAATTTCGCATGTTGTTCAACTgacttttatttaaatatatttaaacataaactattttattttcaattcacttcttctatttaaaatcaattttacttaaacaattcactagaatttttttttatggaataACCAAACAAAATACGAAAATCTTTTTTGAGATACAAAATATGCATTTTAGACTCGTTTGTTTCTAATCAATAAGCCACTTTCTATATATGTAATCtttcttataaaataaattcCAAATTTTCATgtgttaataatttttttcaacacTGTTCAAATTTTATAACAACTTTTTTTTATACACATAAAATTATTGAGTTCATAAACATGAATTATTCAATTTGCAATCCATTTTAAAAGTCCTAAAATATTGATTTAGAGTTAAAAAGGTAGTGCGCTGAcgatgtaaaatatttttacactgttaaAAAGGTAGTGCGCTGCAATCCattaaattactttttaaataaaagaatgatTTAACTAAATACATGGTGATGATCAGCTGagctgacagtgtaaaatacatCACCTCTTTtcttattgttttatgctataaaacaattatttaaaaagttaatataatattgaattaattatataacTGCACACACAAAATGAGTTTCTTTTTTATATgaagattaaaaaaaatgatttttttatgtttctaaaattaatttttatgagATTTTTTCAAATAGTAAAAATttattctctcattttttatatattaatataatagttTTGACATCCAATAACTAAAATATTCACTAATAAAATCACACGACTCTTTAAAaagatataatttaaaattaaattttataaaaactatTCAACACaatttgtgattttttaaaattttaatatttaaattataacaaaatgtttaaaatattattttataaacaaattattaaaccaatattttaaaaaattgtacttTTTTTcgtaaaatatataataaaagatattaattttgttactaattcactcctacaatttattgataaatttatctttaaatgaatataaaataaaagatagTAAATTTGgagttatttgtttaatttttttgtcaaaaaataaGAACATCAATTAAATGATACAAATTGATGTTATTTAAAAAATGGTCAAGAGTTTGGGACAagttttattttatgaataagTTATTATGAGGTggagaatttttatttttttggttagtTTCTTGgcaaaattaaatcattttagtTGTAATTAAAAGTAGGAAGTTGTGAGTTTCTATTTGATTTTTCTTGTAATTCTGTTTTTAATTCGATTCATGAAGACTTTCTCTGTGTAAAAATGAAAATAGACAGCAAttataaatacttttttttttaccaaatatATCTGTatacaattaaatttaaaactttttgtgTACAAATTGTTCTTTTACATATGAACTTACCTACTTGTTAAATTAAATAGAGAGACTCTGATGTTCTGAATAAGTTAATTTTAGTTTTCATTATaagatttttgtttattttataaccTAGtacaaacaaaaaattatatttgttctactgataattttatttatatttttcaaaaattttaatcataaataaaaaaccaaaaccaaACTTACCAAATGCTGCCATAGCAAGCTTGAGGTACCTGCTATGACGTACCCCTAAGTCTGATTCATGAAGCTGAATCAATAACCATAAAGTGTATAACTGCCATGTGAAAGCCACACATAGACATAAAATTCCCCAAGTCCTGCACCAATATCACCAACTATAATTAATAACATGAGTTTGGAAaaaataattaggattttatttaacCTATTTTAATAGTAATTAAGATTTATGAGATCTTATTTAATTGTGGTTTAATAGtaaaaaatttgaggccctgtACGATAGTCCGTCTTGTACGTTTTCAAAGACGGACCAGAaactataatttattaattattaatatatccAAACATAGGAACATGTTTTTCTGTGCAAAAAAATAGTAGTGTCACTCACCAGCCTAGTGTGGTAAAAGCTAAAGGAAGAACAAGTGCTTGAAATCCAATTCCAGAACAAAGAAGATGAAAAGCTGCATAATAAGCATTTCCTTCTCTACAAGCAGTGATTGGAAGCCAATCATCTTGTGGGTCAAATTTGGTGAATTCACCAACTTCTTCAAACATGTTTTCAATGGCTTTCTTCATGGGACTTGCTATAGGAGTGCTCATAAAACGAGAACCAAAAGGGCTTTTAGAAAAACTCATTGAATTAGGAGAATGTATTTGATGATTAATTTGAAGTTGTGGTGGAGTTGAAAATGATGGAGAATTCTGTTTTTTCATTATTTCTACTTCCATCATTTCTTCCATGATGATGAATTGCCAAAGTTTTGGCTTTGTGGgtcacttttttttttgaagttaacTTCACTTGTTTGAGCTTAATGTTAGCACTTAGCATACTTGGTTATATTTATAGTAACATAAAGAGTAATAGATGTGACTTTCTATTCCACTAGTTCTTCTAATCTTAATTAATCAAGTGATTATAGTATTCTTGGTTGTTGATGCTTGTATAGTGTATCTTTGACTATTCTCCACTTGGTTTGGGTGGCTGCTAGAAACAAGTGTAAGTAATTAAACCTTGTCATAATCATATGGCCGATTTTGCTAGAGAGAATGATAAATATtaactaaattattataattgaaacttataaatttgaaatatgattttatcaaatatttaaaataatttcaacacaataaaaatataatatataaaaagagaCATCTAACTTCGATTTAAAATACCGTCTTTCGCTCTTTTAAAGActtgaatttatttataattgaatTAGTGTTGAAGTGTTCCACTATTTCTTTTACGCAATCTTGCATTGATTATCTTCATTAGTAAGATGATCTTTTTGTAGTAGATGTAAAAATTGAAAGAATTAAGATAAGACGCATTAGTCGATCAATCAAATAATATGTGTTTGTCATCCATGTCTTTTTTAGAGCTTCACACAATTGAGACATAGTTGACAAGTTATAAAAATATGGATAACCAACATGATGAAAGTGTTGACATTGATATCTCAAACTAATTTTCATGCTCATTAAATTCCCTAGGATAAAGCTTATTTACAAGagcataaatattatttatattaaatgctttgtaaatatttttaggAACCAAACTATTGCTTACACTTAAAGCTGTATTGTTTGTTCACAAAATCTATGATTCAATTCTTGGAATTGTTGATCAATTGTGACACAAAAAAGATTCACTCTAAAATGTTAATCCACAATGATGTGACCCATTGGATGACGCAAATAACTTTCACGCTCTATATAAACGGCATTATAATCAGGATAACcaatatgtttttcaaaaaataatattacatatTTCATTAAACTATACCACCAATCATCTCTCAACTTTTGAATTAATGTCTTTTTAGTGGTGACTAACAACATATAATTAAGTATATTTCGAGATATCTATTGTAAAGCTTGACATAAACGATCTGTAATTCCCATATGCTCTCTCATCATGTGCAAAATTAATGTAAATTCAAATGATTTTATAAACTTATAAGCAACAATAGCATCCCTACGTGTAGCATAACTTCTCCCAGTTTTTGTAATATTTGCAAGAGCCACATAAGTTAAATTATGCAAATATATAATActacaaacaaaataaatatgtgAGCTCCAACGTGTATCTCTAACTCGTTTCAAAGTGCTAATATGATTTTTTTCCCTTTATTTCCATAAAGCTCACCAATCTCTAGCAAATGTGAAATCTTCTCTAAAATAAAATTTTGCAATTCACACGGCACTTATTAAAGGAACACATAACTTTGATAATAAAAGTCAAGTGTGAaaagaaatcatgaacaagaaaaaCTTCTCTTGAACCAAAGCAAGTTGTAATATATGTGCAAAACAATGCATGTAATAAGTATAAGGACAATCCTTGAGAAATAATGTCTGTAATGCATTCCAATCCTCTCTCATATTACTAACACCACCATACCCCTTCCCACAAATGTCTGAAACATTAATATCATGCCAGAAAAAAAACATCACAAATTGTATTTTTAAGAGTGACAGTCATAGTGTCATTAACATTCACGAGCTCAAAAAATAATTCTTAAATATTTACCACTTTTATCCATAAACCTCGAGATAATACTCATTTTCTCCCTTAAAGATTTATCATTCGATTCATCTATTATGCAAAATTTAGAATCCACAATCTATTCTACATGATATGCAAAATTTCCTTTTGAATTGAATGGGAGGTATACTTTGAATTATAGGGAGCATTATATGATACTACTTTTGCAAGTTTATCATTATATGATGTTAAGAGTTTAACCATTTCAATAAAGTTacctttattttttattcaagtgATTCTTCATGACCTCTAAACTAACAAGCTTGAAATGTGAGCCAACGATTGAAATCAATAGATTTCTTGAGACGAAgtatattttggatgattttattGTCCCCTTGCACATTAATAacatttatgatgtgaattgATTGATTGAACAAGTATTGAGAAGATTTCTAAACATTATTGTGAGGTGAACAATGTTCTCTCCAAAATGATTAAGAAAAACACATTTCTTTTTTGTATTGACCTTTCTccacattttaaattattttctagTAACGACTTTAGCTCCAAAATTTTCACTTGGTTTTTTACCAAACAAGTAAAAAGCAAAcaataataatcatcattagttgGAGAATACTCTATCTAGGAATGAAGGGAAATCGCGATATAAAACAcagtgaaaaataaaaatttccctTAAGTCGGTCCTTACAAATGAACATGATCAGTGATAAATTGACTACCTCTTGTGGCGGTTAGTTGCTGATGAGAAATTTTAAGAACAACCACGGGCGCTGAACAACAATGCTTCTATTTAGTTCACATGAGCATAATGCCTTTAATCTTAGTGCTATTTGCTACAAATGAATacttagagagaaagagagagacatAGAGACAGAGAGTGTGTGTGTGAGTGAGTGAAAACCACAAAACGTACCACATTTCATACTCGATTCACATGacattttatgttattttgtcTCCTTTTTATTATGTTATGCTAGTATTTTGTGTTTGTTCCAAGTATTTAATAGGTAGGAGCCTTctgtgcaaaaaaaaaaaagggacatAAGGACCAAAAGGAAAAAATACCAAGACTCTACACTCATGGGTTCACCATGGCGCTTGCCATGACGTGGCAGCTAAGGGCGCCACGAAAAAGACAAGGAAAAGCCAAGAAGCAGCGTTTTGGACTCACGACAACTTCCATGAGCCTCAAAAACCCCACGTTCTGCACTTTGAATTCATGGCGTTTGCTATGAGGCCTTGGCGTCCGCCATGAACTTTAAAGGTTGAAAATTAGCAGCAATGTTGAATTCAGTTGCTCCCTACTTCCAGATTTTTCTCCAATTCTCTTACACGATTTCAGGATACCTTCTACCAATTATAACTCTATAAACATGGCTTTAGTTTTCAGTTTTCGTCATCTAAGTTTTTTAGAATTGATTTTAGGCAGAAATCTCACTTTTGTAAAGCAATTATTTCTCACACTGAGAAATTGCTGCACTTTAGAGTTAGATTCTGAAGATTTGCAAAAAAAATTTGATCGTTCGTAGTGTATTCTTGCCGACATGATTTTCTTgaaatttatttcagatatttctcaGTACTAGTTTTTGAACCATTTTGGTCTCAGTATGCATTCTTTTgttttatgtgagaacatgaaaatgaatctgaactattagattttaaaataaatggtgaaaattatgtgtcattttttttctctctctcccccattcttaaaataaattatggaTCATTTTAAAGAAAAATGCTAACATGTTAATGATACTTTCAttagaaatatttttctaaaatgcGTGTGTtcaactttttaaaattttaaacatgattttattacacttaaatttttctaattatagtatattAACATGTGCTCTTAGAGCACATGTTAGCACGACCCCATTTTAAATAGTCCAAAGAGTCATAAATGACTTAGTCTTCAATAAACAAAGGCTTTATGATAAAGTACAGgaaaatatcattttaaatatagTTACGAGGTGTACAATGCATAGGAAAATAGCTAATCATATCTAaaaaattgtacctaagttttgtcaaacaataatatttttttattagagctatgttattttaatattaaattttaaatattatagttGGCAGTGTATTAATGtcaaattttcttttcttaaaaaaaatttaggtCTATAAAATCAAAACTTCAATATTTAATTAAGATGATGAAACTTATTTGTTTGCTTAGCTCAATTGGTAAAAGGACTTCAAATTTATTTAGAAGGTCTTGAGTCAAATTTTGTTTAAGTGTAAAAGCcactttttattaatttttgtctattaaaactaataattttctagattcttttgttttttaaaacaatgtTCTGGATTTTTTAACAAGAAAAAAGTATTGTAAAAAGGATTTTTTTTATCTATATAATCACAAatccattttaatatttaataaatttagtaTTATTAAATTCTTACCTTACCTAAAAAGtgaaatatgaatatttttttgtgtTACGCTTGCGTATATAAAAGacttaaaaaaattaagaaaagatTTTAGTTTAGAGTTGATAACATGACTTTTTATATAAAGAGAAattaatatttgaattttgaaattatttattttgagaaatattttaactttaatttaaaatataaatatctaACTTTAGCATTAGTTTCATTGTAAATActgaaaattttaattataaatattttaactgtcttctaaaaatcaaatattatattaattcggTTTGGGAATCAGGTCTAGTATCAAGTGAgtcaaatattttaatttgagttttattttaataGTCACCTTAAGCCTCACATTATGTTGGCCGACCATctagacatatatatatatatatatatatatatatatatatatatatatatatatatatatatatatatatatatatatatatataatttcaaatttaaaaaatttaaatttttaaatatcattttttattatatataagccTATCACAGATTTGAAGTCTAGGGGCTAAAATGAGCAGATGACGTCAGCAAAATAATATTATTTGCGTAATTTGATCATCATGCATAGTCCATAAGATTCAAAAACTTAGCTAACAACATTTTCCTAGATGTTTCTAATCTATATCACATGCTTTGTTTGAAATATAGTAATACCCTTCTTTTTGGGTTACTTGCTAGCTTTTCTTTAATAGGACACGTGGAATTTGGTTTTTATTGTCTCTTGAATCAACGAAGGCTCGAGGAACTCACACATAAAAGCCATTTTGATAAATTGAATATACTTTGTGTTAGTGTAGATAATTGCATGTTCTTAATCCCTTTTGAAACATAATTGGGTCTTTTAGTCGTATGCATGGCTAAGGCGGCACCATCTTTTGGGAAAGTTACTTTAAAGCATTCTTTAGATTTTTGACCTTCTTTTCAATAGCATATAGTTTGTGTTTCCTATTgttaggcatggcaacggggctAAGACTAGTAATTGTCTTaggaatcaaaataaaataatttgtttttcataaaaaataatatttatggaaTTGTAGAAATTGTGTCAGTTAAACTTGACAAATGTATTTATTTTGGGTGAattttttttcctattatatcaGAGATGTTAGAAGACGATTGTATTTCATTGATTTTTAGAAGATGTTTTTGTTAAGAGGACGA
Encoded proteins:
- the LOC131660317 gene encoding uncharacterized protein LOC131660317 codes for the protein MITRSNLAEQLRDYQIRSKHDWASVSFFSSTSPNIATSRVDVVVFVIWELVVLAFLVFSVVSLYFKHIRLAFILVCITVLLLLCMKITKQVRLARKKKRRMLLPLSM
- the LOC131660316 gene encoding lysine histidine transporter-like 8 translates to MEEMMEVEIMKKQNSPSFSTPPQLQINHQIHSPNSMSFSKSPFGSRFMSTPIASPMKKAIENMFEEVGEFTKFDPQDDWLPITACREGNAYYAAFHLLCSGIGFQALVLPLAFTTLGWTWGILCLCVAFTWQLYTLWLLIQLHESDLGVRHSRYLKLAMAAFGEKLGKILVLFPVQYLSGGTCVTLIMIGGGTMKIFFQILCGDSCSLYQLKTIEWYLVFTVAAILLAQLPNLNSFAGVSLIGAITAVGYCSIIWIVSLLQGRIVNVSYESPMGQSQATRIFSVLNALGIIAFAFRGHNLVLEIQGTIRSESKNPSRLAMWKGVMFAYLVIAFCLFPLAIGSYWSYGNLIPSNGGMLSALQRYHEHDTSKFIIALTSLLVVINSLSSFQIYAMPILDNLEFRYISKRNKPCPRTLRIVFRSLFGCLTFFISVALPFLPSLAGLIGGIALPITLAYPCFMWILIKKPKRFSTSWYLNSTLGAVGIILSVLVVTGAIWGMVALGIQIHFFNP